The DNA region GACTCGACGTCTTCGAACACCGAGCCGCAGTCGTCGATCCCACATTCCCAGGCCGTATCCATTCAATCGTGATACTCGGGCCGGTCATAAAGGTTCTTTCGGCAATAGTTCGCTCTGCGAGCGGGTCATCGCGATACGATCAGTGGTGACGAGGGGAAAACGCGTCGCCGGCAGTAATTCCGGGGAGGCGATAAATCAGAATTCATAACCCCTCGGTTGGCGTATCGCGAACTGTGAGCGACGGAGAGCAGGTCCGGGTCGACCTCCACGTGAAGGTGTTGAACGAGCGGGTAATCGAGAACGCCCGCCGGGCGGGAATCGACGTGCTCGTTTACGCCCCCCACTTCACTCGCCTCCCCGAGATTCGGGAACGAGCGAGCACGTACAGTACCGACGACGTGACCGTCGTCCCCGCACGCGAGGTGTTCACCGGCTCCTGGAACGACCGAAAGCACGTCCTCGCGATCGGCCTCGAAGAGCCCGTTCCCGATTTCATCACCCTCGAGGGGGCGATGGCGGAACTCGAACGACAGGAGGCCGCAGTGCTGGCGCCACATCCCGAGTACCTGACGGTGTCGCTAACGGAAGACGACATCCGGCGCTTTCAGAACGGTATCGACGCCGTCGAAATCTTCAATCCGAAACACCTCCCCACGCACAACCGCCGAGCGAGCGACCTGGCCGACCGTCTCGACCTCGCCCCGTTTACCTCGTCGTACGCCCACCTCTCGAGTTCGGTCGGCGCAGCCTACGTCGCGTTCGAGCGGACGATCGAATCCGAGGCCGACCTCGTCTCGGCGCTCAAAGCCGACGCCCCCCGACGGGTCGTCTACGCCAACGGCCTCCGGCGCTGGCGGACGACGGCGGCCGAACTGGCTCACCTCGCCTACGAGAACACCTGGAAGAAGGTCGATCGGCTGTACCTCTCTGGTACGGAGCCGACCCACCCGAATCACGTCTTCTACGACGGCCGGTTCGACGATGTCTCGGTCTACTGATCGCTCCTGTTTTCGTCACCCGCGGGCTCGCTCTGGTCACCTATAGGGCTGATTTCGTCACCCGTATGGTCGTTTTTATTGCCCTCAAGGCCGCGTTCGTCCCTCGATTCTCTGCTTCGCACCGTCTCGAGCGTCCGCCGAACCCGATCCCAGTGGCTCCCTTTCCAGAAGTGCTGGCCACAGTCGCGACAGGCCCACACCGCCACCTCGTTCGGGTCGGGCGCGTACGGCGGCGTGTCGGTCGTCTCCGTTTCGGGAACCCGCTCGATCGGGCCGTTACACCGGCCACATCGTCGCGGTTCGTCGGGGAGCGTCAGGTCGACCCCGCGGTCGTGGAGGGTTCGCAGTTGCTCGTCCGTATCGCGGGATTCAAGCAGGATGGCACGTTCGCTTCGGCCGGCCAGGTCGACGTCTCTCGTGACGACCGTTCGATCCTCAGCGGCGGCGACGTCGAGGAGTCGGGCGTCGTCCTCGAGGTCACGGTCACCCGCGTACAGCGTGTCGTGGCCGCACATCCGGCAGTAAGCGACGATGCCGCCGCACATGCCGTCGACGAGGAGTCGGTCGGTCACGGTGGATCACGTAGTTAATGTGTTAGTCCAAGAACAGTACCAATGTGTCAGTGCAGGAACGGAATCAGTGCATCAATGCAGGAACTCGCGCAACTCCTCGAGTTCCCAGGCGTTGGTCACGTCCGCGGGTTCGGCCCACCCGCGCCGGGCCGTGTGGACCCCCCAGCGGACGTACTCGAGTGTCGCCGGACTGTGCGCGTCGGTGTTGACGGCGATCGCCGCCCCCTCGTCGATCGCGGCCTGGACGGCGCTTCCCCACAGGTCGAGTCGGTGGGGGTTGCTGTTAACCTCAAGGGCGGTGTCGTTCGCCGCGGCGGCCTCACCCAGCGCGGCCGCGTCGATTGCAAGCCCCTCGCGCTGGTTGAGCAGGCGGCCGCTCGGGTGACCCAGGACGTCGATGGCCGGGTTCTCGACCGCACGAATCAGGCGCTCGTTCGCCGCGTCCGAATCCTGGTCGAGCGCGCTGTGGGGAGAGGCGACGATCACGTCCAGGGCGTCGATGACGTCCTCGGAGAGGCCGATTTCCCCCTCGGCGTCGACGTTGGCTTCGATCCCCGCGAACACCTCGAGGTCGGCGTCGGCGCCAACCTCCCGGATCTCCTCCACCTGATCCAGGATCTCGGCGTCCGTGAGTCCCATGCCGCCGACGACGCCCGGCCCCTCCGCGTGGTCTGCGATCGCGTAGTAGTCGTACCCCTGCTCCGCGGCGGCGGCGACCATCTCGTCGATCGAGTTGTTGCCGTCGGACCACTCGGTGTGGGTGTGCAGGTCGCCGCGGATATCCTCGCGCGTGAGGAGGTCTGGCAGAGTATCGTCGGCAGCGGCGTCGATCTCGCCGCGATCCTCGCGCAGTTCCGGGGGCATCCACTCGAGGCCGAGCGCCTCGTACATCCCCGCCTCGGTGTCACCGGCCACTCGCTCGCCGACGCGCTGGCCCGCCTCGTGGTCCTCGACGTCAGAAACGTCGAAAGCGCCGTACTCGTTGAGCTTCAGCCCACGATCGATCGCGTAGTTCCGCAGGGTCACGTTGTGATCCTTGCTCCCCGTAAAGTACTGGAGCGCCGCGCCGAATTCCTCGGGCACCACGACGCGCAGGTCGACGCGGACCTCGCCGACGCGGACGCTCGCTTTCGCCGGCCCAGACTCGATTTCGTCGTCGACGGAGTCCCAGGAGACGAACGCGTCGACGACGTCCTCGGCCTCGTCGGTGGCCGCGAGCACGTCCACGTCGCCGATCGTCTCGCGCCACCGACGGATCGAGCCGGCGACCTCACAGCGCTCGACCGTCTCGAGCGACTCCAGGAACGCGAGCACGTCGTCCGCGAGTGGGCGAGCCTCGCCGAGCAGTTTTCGCTCGCCGATCTCACGGGCGAACGGAATGTTCTCGAGGATGTTCTGTTCGGTCTTGGCACCGAACCCCGACACCTCGCGGATCTCGTTCGCCTCGGCGGCCGCCTCGAGGTCATCGAGCGTCCGGACGTCGAGTTCGCGGTAGAGCGTACCGA from Natronosalvus rutilus includes:
- a CDS encoding PHP-associated domain-containing protein, whose translation is MSDGEQVRVDLHVKVLNERVIENARRAGIDVLVYAPHFTRLPEIRERASTYSTDDVTVVPAREVFTGSWNDRKHVLAIGLEEPVPDFITLEGAMAELERQEAAVLAPHPEYLTVSLTEDDIRRFQNGIDAVEIFNPKHLPTHNRRASDLADRLDLAPFTSSYAHLSSSVGAAYVAFERTIESEADLVSALKADAPRRVVYANGLRRWRTTAAELAHLAYENTWKKVDRLYLSGTEPTHPNHVFYDGRFDDVSVY
- a CDS encoding Mut7-C RNAse domain-containing protein, coding for MTDRLLVDGMCGGIVAYCRMCGHDTLYAGDRDLEDDARLLDVAAAEDRTVVTRDVDLAGRSERAILLESRDTDEQLRTLHDRGVDLTLPDEPRRCGRCNGPIERVPETETTDTPPYAPDPNEVAVWACRDCGQHFWKGSHWDRVRRTLETVRSRESRDERGLEGNKNDHTGDEISPIGDQSEPAGDENRSDQ
- the polX gene encoding DNA polymerase/3'-5' exonuclease PolX, giving the protein MATNAELAARFEEFADLLEADDVEYKPRAYRRAAEAIGAHPAPIADLVNAGNKEAIEDIDGVGDAIGSKIVEYVETGEIEELVELRADLPVDMADLTRVEGVGPKTVGTLYRELDVRTLDDLEAAAEANEIREVSGFGAKTEQNILENIPFAREIGERKLLGEARPLADDVLAFLESLETVERCEVAGSIRRWRETIGDVDVLAATDEAEDVVDAFVSWDSVDDEIESGPAKASVRVGEVRVDLRVVVPEEFGAALQYFTGSKDHNVTLRNYAIDRGLKLNEYGAFDVSDVEDHEAGQRVGERVAGDTEAGMYEALGLEWMPPELREDRGEIDAAADDTLPDLLTREDIRGDLHTHTEWSDGNNSIDEMVAAAAEQGYDYYAIADHAEGPGVVGGMGLTDAEILDQVEEIREVGADADLEVFAGIEANVDAEGEIGLSEDVIDALDVIVASPHSALDQDSDAANERLIRAVENPAIDVLGHPSGRLLNQREGLAIDAAALGEAAAANDTALEVNSNPHRLDLWGSAVQAAIDEGAAIAVNTDAHSPATLEYVRWGVHTARRGWAEPADVTNAWELEELREFLH